The DNA window GGCACGACCGACGTCACCACGATCCCCCAGGCGGTGCGGTGGGGGCTCGGCCTGGTCGCCCGGCTGGTGTCGCGGCGGCGTGTCCTGGAGCAGGTGTTCGGGGGCATGGATGGAGTGTGCGTGGTCCACGGCGACACCCCCTCCACCCTGCTGAGCATGATGATGGCCCGCCGGGCCGGGCTGGTGGTGGCCCATCTGGAGGCAGGGCTGAGGTCGGGGCGGTGGTTGCATCCCTTCCCCGAGGAGTTGATCCGCCACCTGGTGTCCCGTCGTGCCGAACTGCTGTTCGCGCCCGACCGTGATGCCGTCAGCAATCTGGCGGCGATGGGGGTCAAGGGGAGGGTGGTGGCCCTGCCCGCCAACACGATCGTGGAGGCGCTCGCCAGGGCGGCTCCGGGCGAGGCCGGTACCGGGCCGGTGATCGTCACCATGCACCGGGTGGAGAACCTGCACCGGCGGCGCCGGCGGGAGGACCTTGCCACGCTCGTGGAGCGTCTCGCCGGCGAGAGGCCGGTCCGCTGGATGCTGCACGAGCCGACCAGCGGAGCGTTGGGACGGTCCCGGCTGGATAGCCTTGAGCGGGCCGGCGTCGAGCTCAGAGGCCTGGCTGGACACACCGAATTCGTGGAGATGCTGGCTGCGGCACCGTTCGTGATGACCGACGGGGGCTCCATCCAGGAGGAGTGCGCCCTGTTGGGGGTTCCGACCCTGCTGTGGCGCATGCACACCGAGCGCCCGGACGGGGTGGGGGCCAACGTGGTGGTGAGCCGCTACGAACCGGCCGTCATCGAGGCGTTCCTGGCGGATCCTGCCCGGCATCGTCGGACACCCCGGATTCCGGATGTATCCCCGGGGGCTCGCGCTCTCGAAGCGCTTGCCGAGTGGCGATGAACTCGGCGGTCGTGGTGGCGATGAAGTCCCGCGCCAGGAGCACCAGCCGGTAGCCCCCCAGCACCACCACGGTCTGGGCCGTCCCCTCGGCTTGGAGCAAGGTTGCCATGGTCAGCTCGAACACGCCGATTCCCTGGGGTGCGAAGGGCGCCAGGAACCCGATCCCCCACGTGAGGAGGAACCCGCCCACGATCAGCAGTGTGCGGAACTCGTCAGCCGCCGGAAAGGCCCGCAGATACAGCAGGAACGTCACGGCGGACCATCCCCAGAAGACCACGTTGATGCCGATCAGCCGGAGGTAGCCGCGCCAATCGAGAGCGAACTCGATGCCCCGCCGGGCGGCCAGCCAGGCCATCACCCGGCCCCCTCCGCCCGGCGCCGTGGCCACGATCAGGGCTACGGCGACGAACACCATCCATACGGCGCCTCCCGGGATGCCGCCCGAGAGGCCGAGGACGGCCAGCCCGCTCATGAGCACCACGGTCAGGCTGGTGGCCATTTCGAGGATGGCGGTGGCACTGAGCGGTCCCATGGGCACGCCGGCGTTGCGCAGCAAAGCCACCCGTCCGACCGCGAACCAGACCGATCCGGGCACGTACCGGGCCAGCAGCGAGCGGGACGTCGCCACCGTGGCCTTGGTGAGCAGGCGGGGGGTATCTAGGCCGTGTCCCTGGATGTGCAGGCTCGCCGTCCAGAACCAGGCGCCGATGAGGATCAGGATGAAGCTGGAGGCCAGCGAGGCCACGATCAGCCCCGGGCGGGCGTTGCCGAGCAGGGTCAGCACCTCGTCCCACTCCGTCCTCGCCACCCAGCCGATCACGACCGCCAGTCCGGCCAGGTAGGCGACACGGAGGATCTTGAGCAACCGGCCAAGCACCGGGGTCGTGCTCACGGGATCAGCTCGTCGAGCGCCCGGTCGTTCTCGGCGAGGCGAACCCGGAGCGCTGCCCTCGCTGTCGCCGCCCGGTAGGCCACCCCCAGAGCGGACCGGGCGGCTCTCACCAGGCGATCCGGCTCCGTGTCGGGCTCGGTGATGAGCGGCGCCCACCGCCCGCCCTCGGCTGCGAGCGAGGCCATCTTGGGGGAGTAGTCGAGGAGCACCGCGGCCCTGCCGTGGAGCAGGGCGGCAATCGCTCCGTGGTAGCGCATGGAGATCACCAGCCGGCTCCGGCCGACCTCGTCGAGAACCTCGTCCAGTCCTGGGGTCGACAACTCCGCATCATGCCTGAGGTGATCGGCCACGGCTTCGTGGACCGGTGAGTCGCGGCCGGCCTGGAACGCCACCATGCGGATCCTGAGCCCCGTGTCATCGGCCACCGCGTCAAGTGCTGATGCGATGGCTGCCGCCTGGGCCGCAGGGGGTGGCCCGGCCTTGGCGGCAGCGGTACGCACTCCCCGCCGGTTAGGAGGCCGGAGCACCACGCAAAGCGAGTCGTCGGCCGCGACGGGTGGTACCTCCTCCGCCACGACGGGGTCGGCGCCCACGCGGACCCGCGTCATCCCCCAGGCCGCGAGGCGGTCCGCCGAGGCGTGGTCCCGCACTACCAGGGTGTTCAGGCGGCGCATCATCCGGCGGGCAACGGTGATCGACCAGCGCCCCGTCACCCGGCCCACGCCGAGCCCGACCGCCGCGCCCGGCAGGTGCCTGCCTGCCCACACGCGTGAGGCGTGAAATGGGAGGTTCCACGGCGAGGTCTCGTTCTGGATCAATCCTCCCGAGAGGATGATCCCGTCCAGTCCGGCCAGCGACCGGGACAGCCGGCGCGTGTCCCCGGGGGAGCGATGCCGCAGCGCGCTGATCGCATGGAGGTCCGAGGTGGGGACCGGATCGATCGAGATCGCCACCGGTGTCGCTCCCCGGGCGCGGATGCGGCTGGCGAGGGCGCTCAGGATCAACTCGTCGCCGAGGTTGTCGGAGCCGAACCAGCCGGCCAGGGCGATCCGGCGGGTCATCGGGGGATGGCCCGGGAGCGTCTGCAGATCATGGTCAGGCAGGTTCCGGTGAAGAGCTGGATCCGGACCCTTGCTGGTAGCAATACTCGAGCCTCCAGGGATCAGCCTTCAGCCGGCCCGGTCCTCGGGCGAGGTGTGGGCGGGCAGCACCGCGTCCCGGGACCGGTTGAGCTGTACCAGCAGGTCGGCCACCAGCGCCACCAGAAGTACCAGCGCCGCAGCCAGCAGCAGCACCACGGTGTTGGTGGCCACCCGTAGGTCCTTTGTGGCCAGGTCGTAGACCAGCTTGCCCGCTCCGCCGGCCCCCAGCACCACACCGACGGGAGCGAAGAACCGCAGCGGGTTCCAAAGAAGCACCATCCGTACCACCTGCCTGATATAGAAGACCGTGTCCTTCCACCAGTGGAATTTGGACCGCCCGGCTCGCGGGGCGTAGTCGATGGGGGTATAGCGAACGGAGTACCCGTTTGATAGGAAGCTCATGGTGAGCGTGGTCACGCAACTGAAGCCGGCCGGGAGGAGGTGGAGGTACTGGCCGGCCACCACTCTACGGAAGGCGCGGAATCCTGAGTTCAGGTCGGGAATCCTGGTACGGGCCAGGAAGGAGGCGAGCATTCGGATGATCCACTTGGCCGGAACGCGGGCCAGGCGGCGGGTGCCTCGCTCCACCTGGCGGGCGCCCACCACCATGTCCCATCCGGGCAGCAGGGCGACGAGCTCCGGTATGCGGTCGTTCGGATAGGTCATGTCGGCGTCGGTCCACACCACCACCTCGCCCCTGGCCAGAGTCGTGCCGGCGCGGCGGGCGGCGCCCGATCCCCGGTTGTGCGGGAAGGAGATCACGCGGACATGATCCAGGTCGGGCAACTCCTCGACGCCGCCATCGGTGGAGCCGTCGTCGACCACCACGACTTCGTAGGCGTACGGGGATGTGTCCATGGTGGCTCTGATCCGGCCTAGCTCGGTCAGGAGATGGCCAGCTTCGTTGAAAACCGGGAGGACGATGCTGACGTCCACGGGTGAGTCGGGTTGCACGCTCCCCGGAGTTTGCCCGCCCGAGCGCGTGGCGGCAAGCCGGGCGCCGTCCGGCGGCGGTGAACCGCGAGCCCGGGAAGCAGTCGGCTCCTCGGTTCTAGGCTGCGGAGGGTGCGTACCCCTGCCATACTCCGGCGCCTCGATGGAGGCTCGAGGGTCACGGCGTTAGGTGGTGGGGCACTCCTTACGATGATGGCCGTGGGATGGTGGGAGCTACTGTTCCTGCCCCTGGGAGCGAGTCACGACGGCCGGATCAATGCCCGGTTCGGTCTGCAGGTTCGCAACTTCATCGAGAACGGCCTGCCGGGATCGGACTACCTGGCGTCCATGGCACCCTTCGCGGAGCACCCGTACGTCCATCATCCGCCGTTGCTGAACCTGATGCACGCTCTGGTCGGCTCGTTCCTCGGTCAGGGCGAATGGCAGCTCCGCATGATCGGCTACCTGGCCGGTCTGCTAACCGTGGGGGGTCTGATATGGCTGGCCCGCCGGCTCGGTCTGGGCGCAGGCGCGACCGTCCTGGCCATGGCGCTGGTGGCCTCCACCCCCATGTTCTGGATCTACGCCCGGCTCGGGCTAGGCGTGTCGCTCATGGTCATCCTGCTCGGGCTCTGGACCCGGTTTCCGAGGGCATCGGGCGACGATCCTGCTCAGAGCCCCGGCTCCGGCGACCTATCCGGTGCCGAACCCTCTCCCGTGGTGCTGGCCATAGTTGCCGGTGCGGTGGCGTTCTCCTCGTGGACGGGTGCGTTGCTGGTGGCGGTGCTGGCCGGATGGGGACTCCTGCACTCGGGACTCGTCAGGACCGCCCGGTTGGTCGCCGGCGTCGGCGCGGCGATGGTGCTGGTGACGCTGGTATGGGCGCTGGCGGTCGGGGATGTGGCCGAGCTGACGGCACACGCCGCCGACCGCCGCAGGTGGCCGGCGTGGGACGCTCTGGTGGAGAACTATCGCTGGTTCTACGGAACGCTCTTCCCCGGCTGGTTCAGGTGGCTGATCCTTCCGGCCATCGTCGCGGCCGTGGTCGACAGGCGCGCCCGGATGGCCTCGGGCGCGATCCTGATCGCCCTCGGGCTTTGGACCCTGGCCAACCCTGACGCGGCCTTCGTGCACGACTACTGGACCTACCCGCTCCTCGTGCCCGTTATGCTCGGCTTGGCGGTCATCCTAGACCGGTCGGGCGCTCGCCGGTCGGGCGCCGGGAACCGGGCGTGGATGAAGGAGATGCAGGCGCTGGCGGTGGCGGGCCTGGTCCTCCTGGCGGTGCTCGGGTTCCGCGGCCTAGGCGCCTACCGGCAGGCCTACTTCCACGCTCCTTCCGATGCCGGCGGGCTGGTCAGGGCGGTGGCACCGGCGCTCGGCCAGGAGGTGGCGTGGGTGGCCGAAGGAGTCGACCCCCTCTCCCGCTGGGTGAGCTACTACTGGGACCTGCCGGTGGTCGAGGTGTCGCCGGACCGCATCGCGGCGGCGAGGGGCGCCGACCTGGTGCTGGTCCGGGTGGATCGGATGCCGGTGGCGATCGCAGCAGGTGTGGGGCCCGTGGCCGAGCGGGGCCGCTACGCTCTGTTCAGCGCGGAATCCCTCATTCGATAGCGGCGAAGTCCAGGTCGCGTCCCGGACGGGTTTCCTGGGCATGGCGCAGGAAGTAGGAGTCGGGCGAGTTCCAGGTGTGCTCATCACCGTGCCGCACGAGCAGGTACCCGTGTCCGTGGGTCCGGTAGGCGACTCCCCCTTCCCGGACCACGTCCTTGAGCAGAGCCTGGTCGACCCACCTCGGGAGCCGGCGCCAACCACCGGCCTGCGCCAGGTCGTCGACGGTGATGATCATGGCGCCTCCGGCAATGGTGGGATTGCCCGACCGGACCTCGCCCCCTCCGATCATCCGGTGGATCGTGGTGTCGCTGGACTCCAGGTAGACGAACTCGGCCGCCTTGGCGACCAGGTTGGCGCCGGAGTACTCGTGTGCCAGCACCAGGTCCCACAGGTGCTCGCTGCCGTAGTGGTCGTCGTCGTCCATCTTCGCCAGCAGGGTCCCGCCGGCCACCCGGGTGGCCTGGTTGAGCACCTCCCCGAACAACCGGTCGGACGGGGCTCGCACCACCTCGACCGGGAACGGACAGTTCGAGGTGTCGATCAGGTCGGGGAACCGCTCTCCGTGTAGGGCCAGCACCAACTCGAGGCGGGGATAGGTCTGGGAGGCCACGACCTCCAGGCACCTTGCCAGCAGGCCGGGCCGCCTGGTGGCCAGCAGGATGGAGACCTCCGGGAGCCCCGGAAACGCGGAGAGGCCGGCCGCAGCGGCGACCTGCCGGGCTCTGGCGCGAAGCGAGTGGGTGCGCAGGGCCGCCCGGCGCATACCTATGCTGAGCCGCTCTCTCGTTCTCAGGCCGCTCTGCAAGATCCGTTCGTCGCGCATGGCGCGGTACAACTCTGACCCTAGGTGGGCCTCCAAATCGGGATCGTCCTCGTTGACATGGACCACCAACCCGGTGGCGGCCAATGAAGCCAGCGTCGCCGCCCGGCAGATGGTGTCGGGGTGGAAGGGCCGGGAGTCCTCCAGGTGATGGAGTTTGGAGAGCGCCTCCCGATCGGCGATGTCGACCACGGTGTCGATCTGCATGCTCTCGGGAAGTCCTATCTCGCTCAGGGCGCCGACCTGGCCGCCCACGTGCCATGTCCAGTCCACTGGGTTCGCCTGCTCGATGTCGAACGCCGGGACGGCCAGCAGAGGGGACTCCTCGGCCAGGATCACCGCGGGCGGATCGCCGGCCAGGCCGGCCTCCGGCAATCCGTCCGCAGTGTCGACCACAACCAGATCGAGTTGCTCGCCGTCCGGGGAGAGGTGGACGCGGCTCGAACCGGAGAATGCATCCCGGGCTCGATGTCCGATGACGGCGATCTCCACGCCCAGCGGGTACTCGGCCTGCCTGGTCGGATCGAGCGGGGCTGGGCGCATGCTCGCCCACAAACGCCTCATGACATTGAACAGCCGCCGGCCCAAGGCTGATACGAACCATCTCGCGAAGGCCAGGGCCTGGCGAGGACTTCGAACCCTGGCCAGCCGCGACAGCACCAGAGCGGCCTTGGCGCCCAGAGGCGATCCGCTCAACCGGAGGCTCGCCATCGGCATGGGAGTCTTGCGGCGCAGCACCAGGTCGGAGAGGCTCAGCGGCAAGATCTCACCCAGGTCGGCGAGGTCGTCTCCGGTACGGCGCGCTCGCTGCAAGACCCAGGTACGGGTGATCGAGATGCTGGATCCATCTCCGAGGGTCGCCATGGCGCCAGCCCGCGTACCCAACGCATCCCGGAGCCGCTGGACGATCCGTCTGTCGATCGCCATGCCGGCCGGTATGCGGACGTGGAAGGATGAAATGGGAAACTGCCGGATAGCGCCATCGACGGACCCGAAGAAGACCCGGGGGTCCGGCGCCAGGTGGTTCTCCAGGCCTTCGTAACCGGGGTCTCCCGGCCGGTCTCCGATCCAGACGACAAGGTCGTGGATGGTGTTGGAGATGACTTCCCCCGCGGCGGCGAGCACCACTTCCGGAGAGCGATCCCGAGGGTCGATGGTCACGACGTAGGAAGGGACGGTGAAGCTGCGACCGGGCTCGGCGTCGCGGAAATGGGGGTGCGCGATGAGATGGGATGCCTTGGCCCGCTGGATGTCGAGACTCGCCTGCTCCGCCGCGCTGGGATCAGCACCCTCGCCCTGATGCCAGCAAGCGGCGTCGCGAACCGGCACGAGCGGGCCACCATGGGTGAAGGCCCGGTAGCCGAACTCGGTGTCCTCCATTCCCCAGCGGGTGAAGGAGTCGTCGAAGCCGCCGACATGATCGAAGAACCATCGGCTGACTCCGAGATTCCCGCCGGTCACCACCCGGAAGATGTCGTCGGATTCCAGGGTCAGCTCATCGGTCCTGGCCATATGGAACTCGATCCACTCCGGCCGATCGACCCTCCTGCCCCTGAACAGGTCGGCCAGGGCACCCGTCCGGTGGCGGATGGCATCCGCATCGATGCCGCGGACATCGACATGAGCTCGGAACCCGAGGGTGAGCACGTCGCCGGCCAGATGATGCCACCGCGCGTGCGCGGCCAGCCACCCCGCCTCGGGAAGCATGTCGCAATCGAGGAAGATGAGGATGGGGTGGCGCGCCGCTCTCGCTCCGTTGTTCCGGGCGCGGGCCAGCCCGAATCCCAGGTCCTCCTGGTGGATCACCCGCACGTCCAGCGGGCTGGACTCGGGTGGTTCCAAGGGTACGGACGAGCCGTCGTCGACGACGATCACCTCGAACAGGTCACGGGGGTAGGTCTGTTGCTCCAGCGCCGCCAGGGTCAGATCGAGCGCATCGGGCGCCTCGTAGTACGGGACGACGATCGAGACGGGAAGTCCGGGTATGAAGTCGCCGGCTGACGGCGGTTCCAGGGCGCGCCAGTCGTTGTTTCTTATCGCGGCGGGTGGGACAGGAGAGGTCACCGGATCCATGAGAGAAGCAGCACTCCTCCGCGGGTGGGCTCGAGCACGGCCGGACTCTACCGTAACCGGCCCCGATCGCAGCGCCGGCGGACACAGACACATTCCCCGGACAGACCACCGAGCGCTCCTACACTGGCCGGCGTGGTCAGGAGGGCATTGCTACTAGGAGTGCGCCGAAAAGTGTCCATTTGGCCCGATAGTCCCCAACGAAACCCCAGGTCGAGGAGTCGCGGGCCAACCACCCCCGTCCTTTTCAGCATGCTCCTCGCGCTGGTTGCCATCATCGGGGTAGCGCTTCAGGTAACGGCCGAGGAAAAGGCCTTCACCTTCGAGGGTTCGGGCTGGGGCCACGGCGTGGGCATGGGCCAGTGGGGGGCCTTAGGCCAGGCCCTGGCGGACCCGGGGAAGCCTGGCGAGGACATCGCCGCCTACTACTACACCGGCTCGAGTCCCGCCGATCTGTCCGATCTCGACCTGCCGAGCGACCTGCTGACCACGCTGGACAACCCGCTCTGGATCAACATCGCCTCCGAGATCATCCTTCTGGAGTTCACTGCGGTCGGCGGGCCGCTGGATCTCTGCCTGGCAGATGACGGTGAAGGGCCCTGTCCCAAGCCGGAGCAGCCGCAGGAGGGGGAGCGCTGGCAGTTCCGCCGGATCGATGCAGGGGAGTGCGGTTTCTTCAAGGCGGGCGAACTTCAGGGAACGATGGGGGATTGCCGGGCTTCGATCTCGTGGCCCGAAGCGGACGGGGTGCAACTCCGGTACGGGGAGGACCGGAGGAAGCCCTGCGTGGTGAGGGACTCGGAATGCGAGTACCGCCATGGCGCCATCAAGCTGCGGGACGATCCGGTCGAGGTCGGCTTTCACGTGCTGATCACCATCGGCCTTGAGGACTATGTCCGGGGTGTCGCCGAGATCTTCCCCTACTGGAAGGCGCCCGGGGTCAACGAGGCACAGGCGGTGGCGGCCCGAACCTACGCGGCCTTCAAGTTCCTGGCACAGGAGGTGAACGAGCGTCCGGCGGATCCCGATGCGGATCCGGGGATCAGCACCTCGCGCAAGAACTCCTGCTGGTGCCACCTGTACGACAACACCCGGGATCAGGTGTACGCGGGCTGGTGGCGTGAGAATGGCCCCGATCAGGCAGCCTGGGTGGACGCCGTGGCCGCCACGGAGGGCCGGGTACTCACCTACTTCGGGCAGGGGTGGGAGGGATTCACCAGGGGTGGCGTCATCCAGGCGTTCTACTCCACCTCGACCGGGGGAGTCACCAACAGCAATCGCTACGGCTTCTTCACCGAGTGGAACGATCGGCCGATCTCGGTGACCCAGTGGCCATACCTGCTGCCCGTGGAAGATCCCTGGGACGTGGATCCGAGCGTGGATAACCCGGTCGCGTCGTGGCGCACCACCATCCCGGCGTCCACGATCGCCGACCGGCTGGGATGGGACGAGGTGACCGATGCCCGACTGGTGTCGGGTCCGAGCACGACCAGCCCCGCCAGGGTGCGGTTCGACGGGATGGATGACGGAAGCGAGGTCTCTACGACGGTTGCCGGAGCCTGGCTCCGCTACGGGCTCGGTCTCAGGTCGT is part of the bacterium genome and encodes:
- a CDS encoding UDP-N-acetylglucosamine 2-epimerase, coding for MIHVFIGTKAQYIKTAPLIWAMEQQGIDYRLVDSGQHAELVGSFQVELGLRAPDVRLGGTTDVTTIPQAVRWGLGLVARLVSRRRVLEQVFGGMDGVCVVHGDTPSTLLSMMMARRAGLVVAHLEAGLRSGRWLHPFPEELIRHLVSRRAELLFAPDRDAVSNLAAMGVKGRVVALPANTIVEALARAAPGEAGTGPVIVTMHRVENLHRRRRREDLATLVERLAGERPVRWMLHEPTSGALGRSRLDSLERAGVELRGLAGHTEFVEMLAAAPFVMTDGGSIQEECALLGVPTLLWRMHTERPDGVGANVVVSRYEPAVIEAFLADPARHRRTPRIPDVSPGARALEALAEWR
- a CDS encoding lysylphosphatidylglycerol synthase domain-containing protein — protein: MSTTPVLGRLLKILRVAYLAGLAVVIGWVARTEWDEVLTLLGNARPGLIVASLASSFILILIGAWFWTASLHIQGHGLDTPRLLTKATVATSRSLLARYVPGSVWFAVGRVALLRNAGVPMGPLSATAILEMATSLTVVLMSGLAVLGLSGGIPGGAVWMVFVAVALIVATAPGGGGRVMAWLAARRGIEFALDWRGYLRLIGINVVFWGWSAVTFLLYLRAFPAADEFRTLLIVGGFLLTWGIGFLAPFAPQGIGVFELTMATLLQAEGTAQTVVVLGGYRLVLLARDFIATTTAEFIATRQALREREPPGIHPESGVSDDAGQDPPGTPR
- a CDS encoding polysaccharide pyruvyl transferase family protein encodes the protein MTRRIALAGWFGSDNLGDELILSALASRIRARGATPVAISIDPVPTSDLHAISALRHRSPGDTRRLSRSLAGLDGIILSGGLIQNETSPWNLPFHASRVWAGRHLPGAAVGLGVGRVTGRWSITVARRMMRRLNTLVVRDHASADRLAAWGMTRVRVGADPVVAEEVPPVAADDSLCVVLRPPNRRGVRTAAAKAGPPPAAQAAAIASALDAVADDTGLRIRMVAFQAGRDSPVHEAVADHLRHDAELSTPGLDEVLDEVGRSRLVISMRYHGAIAALLHGRAAVLLDYSPKMASLAAEGGRWAPLITEPDTEPDRLVRAARSALGVAYRAATARAALRVRLAENDRALDELIP
- a CDS encoding glycosyltransferase family 2 protein, yielding MQPDSPVDVSIVLPVFNEAGHLLTELGRIRATMDTSPYAYEVVVVDDGSTDGGVEELPDLDHVRVISFPHNRGSGAARRAGTTLARGEVVVWTDADMTYPNDRIPELVALLPGWDMVVGARQVERGTRRLARVPAKWIIRMLASFLARTRIPDLNSGFRAFRRVVAGQYLHLLPAGFSCVTTLTMSFLSNGYSVRYTPIDYAPRAGRSKFHWWKDTVFYIRQVVRMVLLWNPLRFFAPVGVVLGAGGAGKLVYDLATKDLRVATNTVVLLLAAALVLLVALVADLLVQLNRSRDAVLPAHTSPEDRAG
- a CDS encoding glycosyltransferase family 39 protein: MRTPAILRRLDGGSRVTALGGGALLTMMAVGWWELLFLPLGASHDGRINARFGLQVRNFIENGLPGSDYLASMAPFAEHPYVHHPPLLNLMHALVGSFLGQGEWQLRMIGYLAGLLTVGGLIWLARRLGLGAGATVLAMALVASTPMFWIYARLGLGVSLMVILLGLWTRFPRASGDDPAQSPGSGDLSGAEPSPVVLAIVAGAVAFSSWTGALLVAVLAGWGLLHSGLVRTARLVAGVGAAMVLVTLVWALAVGDVAELTAHAADRRRWPAWDALVENYRWFYGTLFPGWFRWLILPAIVAAVVDRRARMASGAILIALGLWTLANPDAAFVHDYWTYPLLVPVMLGLAVILDRSGARRSGAGNRAWMKEMQALAVAGLVLLAVLGFRGLGAYRQAYFHAPSDAGGLVRAVAPALGQEVAWVAEGVDPLSRWVSYYWDLPVVEVSPDRIAAARGADLVLVRVDRMPVAIAAGVGPVAERGRYALFSAESLIR
- a CDS encoding glycosyltransferase, with amino-acid sequence MTSPVPPAAIRNNDWRALEPPSAGDFIPGLPVSIVVPYYEAPDALDLTLAALEQQTYPRDLFEVIVVDDGSSVPLEPPESSPLDVRVIHQEDLGFGLARARNNGARAARHPILIFLDCDMLPEAGWLAAHARWHHLAGDVLTLGFRAHVDVRGIDADAIRHRTGALADLFRGRRVDRPEWIEFHMARTDELTLESDDIFRVVTGGNLGVSRWFFDHVGGFDDSFTRWGMEDTEFGYRAFTHGGPLVPVRDAACWHQGEGADPSAAEQASLDIQRAKASHLIAHPHFRDAEPGRSFTVPSYVVTIDPRDRSPEVVLAAAGEVISNTIHDLVVWIGDRPGDPGYEGLENHLAPDPRVFFGSVDGAIRQFPISSFHVRIPAGMAIDRRIVQRLRDALGTRAGAMATLGDGSSISITRTWVLQRARRTGDDLADLGEILPLSLSDLVLRRKTPMPMASLRLSGSPLGAKAALVLSRLARVRSPRQALAFARWFVSALGRRLFNVMRRLWASMRPAPLDPTRQAEYPLGVEIAVIGHRARDAFSGSSRVHLSPDGEQLDLVVVDTADGLPEAGLAGDPPAVILAEESPLLAVPAFDIEQANPVDWTWHVGGQVGALSEIGLPESMQIDTVVDIADREALSKLHHLEDSRPFHPDTICRAATLASLAATGLVVHVNEDDPDLEAHLGSELYRAMRDERILQSGLRTRERLSIGMRRAALRTHSLRARARQVAAAAGLSAFPGLPEVSILLATRRPGLLARCLEVVASQTYPRLELVLALHGERFPDLIDTSNCPFPVEVVRAPSDRLFGEVLNQATRVAGGTLLAKMDDDDHYGSEHLWDLVLAHEYSGANLVAKAAEFVYLESSDTTIHRMIGGGEVRSGNPTIAGGAMIITVDDLAQAGGWRRLPRWVDQALLKDVVREGGVAYRTHGHGYLLVRHGDEHTWNSPDSYFLRHAQETRPGRDLDFAAIE
- a CDS encoding S-layer homology domain-containing protein codes for the protein MLLALVAIIGVALQVTAEEKAFTFEGSGWGHGVGMGQWGALGQALADPGKPGEDIAAYYYTGSSPADLSDLDLPSDLLTTLDNPLWINIASEIILLEFTAVGGPLDLCLADDGEGPCPKPEQPQEGERWQFRRIDAGECGFFKAGELQGTMGDCRASISWPEADGVQLRYGEDRRKPCVVRDSECEYRHGAIKLRDDPVEVGFHVLITIGLEDYVRGVAEIFPYWKAPGVNEAQAVAARTYAAFKFLAQEVNERPADPDADPGISTSRKNSCWCHLYDNTRDQVYAGWWRENGPDQAAWVDAVAATEGRVLTYFGQGWEGFTRGGVIQAFYSTSTGGVTNSNRYGFFTEWNDRPISVTQWPYLLPVEDPWDVDPSVDNPVASWRTTIPASTIADRLGWDEVTDARLVSGPSTTSPARVRFDGMDDGSEVSTTVAGAWLRYGLGLRSSLVRAIDDRPAPPTEEPQTPGQGVDGEGQAPDQGEIQYDELPPFQDIAGNTHEEGIDTLRRGGIAEGCDHYSLYFCPNDHAKRLDAAILLARAARLPRPEEPYRLNFADVPNSLPHSREIYALAEAGITAGCATNRFCPDGPLTRGQMATFLMRALDLAPLDSFDGRRFDDVPAASTHSGAIHAIAAEGITVGCTETSFCPDRPLTRGEMATLLARAFYPGA